In Opitutaceae bacterium, the sequence CAACGATTTGCCGGGCAATTTCAAATAGAATGGTTTGCAGGTGATGCTGTGCGTAAAACTCCGTGCGATCGTGTTGCACCGGCTCAAATGAGGTTGAGATTGGTGTCCCATCCCGGACGCCAACTTGCGGCTGTACGTAGAGCTGCGTTGGGTGCTCGGTCGGGCGGATGCTCAGCGGTTCGACCTTGGCCACGTCGCACCGAACCTTGTGCTGACGCAACTCCATCACATAGCCATCAACATTTGGGAAACGGATCTCCATGCCGCCGCGCTCCACGAGGGCTTGCACAAGCGTAGTCGGGCGGTCGTCCGGCTCAGGAGTTTTACCTTGGCGGCCCTTGAAAGGAATGACCGAGAAGGGAATGCCGTAAACGTCCACATACTCCGGGCGGAGTCGCTCTTCACCAGACACATCGTCTTTGAAGGAGTCGTAACTGATCCGACGCAAGCCGCGGCCGACTACTTGTTCGCAGAGCAGTTGACTGCCAAAGGCGCGCAGACCGAGAATCTGGGTTACGTTGTTGGCGTCCCACCCCTCGGTCAGCATCTGCACGGAAACGACGCAGCGGATATGCTCACCCGGTGTGCCAGGCTTGCCCACGTTGGCGATCAGCTCCCGCAGCCGTTCCGCTTCCTTAAGCTTGGAGCTACCGGCGCCAGCTTCGGCCTCCGCCAGCAACTTGCTATCAATGCGAATGGTGTACGTACGGCTCGGAGTGTTCGCGAGATCACGGAACGGGACGGCATCGGGATTGAACTTTCGTTCTTTGCGCGTGGTGACCTTCCCATCTTCATCCTCTTCGGAAATCTCTTCTACCGTTTCGCCAGAAATGCACTCGAAGAAGACCTGAGCCATGTCGGTGTTGTCGCAAACGACAATCATGACTGGTGGCACAAACGTCTGGCCGGGTTTAGCGCCCTTGTTGTAATCGAAGCGCTGCTGCCATTGCGAAGCCAGCATCGCCAAAGCCGGTTGCGCTTCGCGCCAAGTCGCTTCAGGTTTCGGCTTACCACGGTCAAAGTTGGCGTCACCCTGAGCTTTGAGCCGCCGCTTGATGTCGTCCCAGAGACGAAAAAACTTGGGATCAGGCCTGCCGCTCGTATCAGCGACAGGCAGTCGGGGAATTTTGGTGATTCCGCTCTCGATTGCGTCGACGAGGCCGAAATCGCTAACGAGCCAGGGAAACGGCGAGCCCTCGATGTAACCGCTGCCGCCGAGATAAAATGGAGTGGCAGAAAGGTCCACGCAACACCGGATGCCAACTGCAGCATTCAACTTGTCGAGACCTTCGACCCAAACAGTGGCTTCCTGATTGTCGTCATCGCTCGCGGCACCGAAGGCGCTCTCTTCGCCCTTCTTCTTAACCTGCACCGATTTCTCGGGCGGAGCCGGACGATAAGCGTGATGGGCCTCGTCGTTAAATACGAGTAATTCGCCGCGTCCGTAGAGATCACGAAGCACACGGCGGGCAAATGCGTCTGCGCCTTCCTCGCCCTTTTGAACGACCGCATAGGATGAGCCGCCTTCGGCATGTTCGGATTCCGGGGAGAAAGCGTGCCAGTTCGTGACCATCACCCGTCCTGAAGACAGCAATGGACGAAGCTGCACCGGCACGATTTCGAATTGGGAGTAATAGCTCTTTTCTGGGTCCCCATCGGTGCGAAGCACCTGAAGGCGCTCTTTGACGGTGAGATTCGGACAGGCTATTAGAATTGCGCTTGGGAATCGCGTGTCACCCGGTACGGCCCCGCGGTTACAGAAAGCCCAGGCAGTTAGCATGGCCATAACCACGGTCTTGCCGGAGCCGGTCGCCATTTTGCAGCCGTAGCGAGTGAGTGCCCTTTGCTTCTCGTCCCATGGCTGATCGGACAGACGTGGAAAGAAGTCCTCGCTCATTTCTGAAGCCAAGGGAGGCTTCCGTCCGAGGAGCATTGCGCCGTAGTCCTCCTGCGTAACCTTCGGAGTAAAACGGGGCTTCCTGCCCGAGCCGAGAATCTCGTTCAGGTAGATGACGGTTTCGACTGCCTCCAGTTGGCAGAAAAAGAGACGGCGAGCGCGATCGGAGCGGCTCCAATGCGCAAGGAGCTTCTTGGTGGTTTGGGTCGCATTCTCGTAGCCGCTGGCCCGCCAGCGCGACACGTCCTCCCGCAACGCATTCACGAGCGGCAGCGGCTCGCTGCCGTAATCACCGCCAATACTCTCAAGCTCCGTTTGGCCTGTCATCACGCGCTGCGTGGTCCAGAAATACGTCGCCGCACGGCGGCCGGGAATTTTGTTGGCCTTGCCAGCCTTGTCGTAAGCCCAGTGCCATTTTGGTTCTGCGTAGGGACTGTTGATGATTGGCTCCTCGACGGGTGCTTGGATCGGGAGCTCAATCTGATTTGCTGTACGTGCTGAACTGGCCATAAGAGTGTTATAAGTCTTCGTATGCGAAGCCGCGTTCTCCGTGGGAGAAGAGAAACCGACGTTCACGATATTCCGTTTGCTGTTTACGGGTTAAAGCCCCTTGGATGATTCGGACATCACGACTGCCGATCAGGTGAACCATGAGATCCCCTGGTATCTGAGCCTGACAACCCCACGCAGTCGTTTGATCAGGCGCCTCCGCATTGATCCACAAGTTGGAAACAACTACCAAGTTACTAGATGGTCCGGAGATCATTTTATGCGTAAGCCGAAGCATACTTCATGAATCTCCGCCGCCGCCTCTTGGCCTGTCGCGGCAGATTGCGCCGTAACCCGCAATGTCGCGTCCTCAGTAACTACGAACTGCGCGTTGATTCGATCCAGCGAGCCCGCGTTCTCGATTACATTCGGTGTACTGATCGTCAGTGGGTCTCCCAGATACCGAAGCGCGCGGTCCCCTTTCCGTGGTCGTTCGCCCAAGATAAGACGTGCCATCCCGTCACGAGGATCAACGCAATAGAAGCTGTAACGCTTACTTTCACTGGCAGTGAGAGGAGCCCCTGAGGGAAGGATCGTGAAGAGGCTCTGATCCGCGAGGACCACGCCAATATCGTTCACATTGTATGGCACCCATCCTTCAGCAGCAACGATCGCCGCTCCTCTTGCGATCGCTGCGTCTGGCTCGAACGCTACAACGACACGCGCTCCGAAGATACGCTCCATCATCGATCGAACTGCCGGAATGTTGGACGTGCCGCCAACCAAGAGAATTTGATCTACGAGATTCTCGGTTATACCCCCTGCCCTCAGGCAGCGCATTACACATGCCTCTGCTGCAACAATTTCGTCATGTGCGATTTCTTCGAACTCCGCCCGGGTGACGGCTTCCTCCAAGTCGTGCAACTTGCCGAACGCCTCGAATAGACTTGGGACCTCCACGACATGCTGAAGGCTCGAACTCAGGTGAATCTTGGAGACTTCTGCCGCCATTCGGAAGCGATCTAAGGCATGGCCGCGTATTGGAAGATCCGTGGGGCCTCCCGGTGATCTGCTCAGGAATTTGCGCGTAATGAGAGACATCATTCGCTGATCAAACTCGTCCCCCGCTCGGTCAGCGATGCCGTCATGAGATAACTCGAAAACGCTGGAACCGTCGTTGCTTACCTCGACCAGGCATACGTCTAGTGTGCCGCCGCCCCAGTCGAAAACCAAAGTGCGCTTGCCGCTGACGCCCTGAAGTTTTTGCACGGGGTCATAGAAATGACTGACCATCGCCGCGAACGGTTCATGGAGAAAAGTCTGCAACTTCAGCCCAGCCTTCTGCATGGCACGGCGGATTTCGTTGCGTTGCCTCCCGTCGTATCCGACGGGAATCGTTACGACGCACTCCGTCAGCTTCTGACCTGATCGCACCATCGCCTCGCGAGACTCCGCATGCTCTTTGAGGTGCCGAAAAATCTCCACGGCCACCTCCCAGGCGGCTTTGCGATCCCCGCCAACGAGCCCGACTTCCTTGTTGTTGCCGAGCTTGCGCTTCACGGAGGCGACGAACGCGTGGCCCATACCGTTGGCCATCGCCCCCATATTTTGTCTAGCTTCTCTGCCCACGATCGGCTTCCCATGCGGGCCGTACCAGACGACAGAGGGATGCGGGCGATTTCCCGCACTTGTCGCGTCCCAGAACGCCACGGGGCGTTTTTCGGCGAGCCAGTTCTGGCCCCAAGCGCACACGATTGAATTGGTGGTCCCGAAATCGATACCGAAGGCGGTGGCTCTCATGGCAAATTGGTAGTGCCGTCCAACTTGGAGATTAGTTCGTCGCAGAGCTTCAAGACACGATCCTTTGCGGCCTCGGAACGATCGGTGTAGAGCCTTATGTTCTCGAGCCCGTTCCTGAGTTGGAACCGTAAGTCAGCGCGCTGTTGAACCAAAGCATCCTTGAGGCGCATCTCGGAGATGCCCTGCTGCATGTCCTTCTGTTGGTTCACTGCGGTTAGCTGGGCTGTTAGATGAGCGATTTCCACCTTGGCTTCCGCTAGAGCCTGTTTTGCCTTGGCGACCTCCTGCTCGGCTTGCACGACTTTTGCTTTCTCCTCTGAGAAGAGCCGCTCGAGAACCTGGTTCTGACGAGACGCTAACTCCTGACTCGAGGTAAATGCCACACCCAGCTCGCTGGCCTTGGCGGCAACCCGAAGATGAGTTCTGAGCGCCTTGATAGACAGTGGGTTCGATTGAATGTGCGGCGCAATTTCCAGCGCGATTGTACGGCTCAAACTTGTGCCCAATCGTGCCTTCTTGGGCTTCCCTGACTTTCCTGCTCCAACTTCGAGCGAGGCCTCGAGCTCGGTCATAAACTCCTCAAGCGCGCTACCCAGCCAACCTTCATTATCGGGAAACGAGAAGATAACATAAAGCGGCCATAGGTAACCGAACCCTGCGTTGTAGCGGGCTGAGTCCTCAATTCTTCCGGTGATCCCGAACTCGGCAGAAAGCCACTTTCGCCGCGTCTCCGGTTGAGTCATAACCTCTCGTGAAGGGAACTCCCTCCCCTGTGCGAGTATATCTTTCAACCCGGTCCTTAACAACATCCAAGCAGGTGCAGGATTCGGTTTCCAGCCTTCGGAGAGAAGCGAGAACGCGATGTGTCGCGCCGCCGGACTGTTCGAGACTTTCGCGAGGAATCTCTCAGGTACGCCTCCGACCAAAGGGCCCTTCAGTGCCAGCATTGCTTTTCGGGCGGCGCCACTGTCTTTAAAGTGAGCTCCATCTGAAAGCGGTGGGCCGATGGGAACCGGCGTGGAGTTGGTTAAATCGGAAGAAAGGTGGTTCATGAAAATTTCTATCGAAGCTGCGTCGCGAGCGCTCGGAAGGACGGAACGGTCGACTGCGCAAGGTTTACACTGTAGCTCTTTGCCTTAAGAAGATCTCCAGTTGCCTTGCATGCTTGCGCTCGGAGGAAATTGAAGCGCTCACGACCTTGCTGGTCGTGAGGCGAGATGCAGGAGGCGACCGCTTCCGCATGGCGCCAAAATTCAGCAATGTGGCCCTGATCCATTGCGTTAACTGCATCCATCATCTCATGATCTGCCGCCGAGATCAGTATCTTCGGCTTGGAGGCGGGGATGGGGTGTTCCGTAGCAACTTCGTCGGGTGAGAATGCGCCACTTACGAAGAACCTCGCTGCCCGGCTAATGCGCTTCAAAGCTAAGTTGGCAAGCGGGTGCTCGAACGCGTTCACGCGATACATGTAATAACTGCAAATCATCAGCGCCAGTCGGCTGTGGCCCAAGAATGGCCGGAGAAGAACGGCAGCGCGATCCAGACGGTCTCCAAAGCGAATTTCACCGAGCCTTTCGTGGTATAGCCCGAGGTAGAACTCGCGGACGCCATAGCAAAAGTCTTCCGGCAGAGTGTGTTTCTGTAGGAGCTTATCCACGCCTTCCCGAAATGAGTCGAAAGTCGCCTGAGTCCAAGAAGGAGGATTATCGACCAGAGCGGATAGCTGAAGCGAGAAATCAGGAAGCGATTCCAGGCGCTCCCTCTGTGTGAACGAGACGCGGTAAACCTTTGTGTAGTTGCCACACGAAACCAGAAGGTCACCGGAGTTGACTTGGCTTGCGGTTATCCTAACGCCGCCCGGTGTTGGCGTGATCTGAGGGCCGATTCCGCGCACTGACTTCCACGACAAAGTCACTCGGACTTCGGGCTGGATTACTTCGACCCGCGCGGTCACGGGTTCAGCCATTGTGAAGGCCTCGCCGTCGTCCCACGCAACACCGTTATCATGGCAGAGGCGGACAGCGGTTGATTTCGGCTCCGGTTGGAGAGCTCTCCACTCCCTCGCAGGATCTCGCTTCTCTTGCGGTTCAAACATCCAGCGACGTCCGTCCAAGCAGTCCTCAACCAGGTCCTCAAAGTATTTGGCTAGAGCCATACGTTTGGACGCCGCTCAGCGCTCCTCGTATTTGCCGTCGAGACGATGGACACGCATCACTTCGTTACCTCGAGGGTCGATGACCTTGATGGCGATACATTGCCGCGGGCCCGGCTTGAAGGGAAGGCTGGTGGTTCCCGTCAGTGCCTCGAAGGCTCCCTCGCTGAGGGTGGTTTTGAGTGCACGCGCCAGCTTCTCCCATGCATCTTTGTCGGGGAAGAAGGCCTGGCAGATACAAAAGACCTTGTTGTCGTAGTCGGTGTCGATGAACCATGCCGCCACTTTGCCCGCGCTGGTGGCTTGGAGTGCGTTAGCGACGGGATCGTAGAGGTCCACGCCGTCCATGTGGACGACGAATTCGCCGCCCTTCATCTCGACCCGTGTGCGAGGCTGGCCGAAGACCGTGAAGATTTGCTCCACTTTTAGAGTCTTCTTGAGCAGGTCTTTCATGCTTACGTCGGGGCGAATCTGCGCCATATGGATGCGGACCTCGGAGCGCGGTTCATCGTTGTATGCCTGGATCGTCTCCTGTGCAGTGGCATCGAATGAGAAACCGGCAAATACAAGGTCGTCGTAGCCGCGGCGATGAGCCACCCGCAGGGCGTTCTCGACCTGAAAGCTGGTCACGCTGCCAAACTCGGGCCCAATAACGACGGCTACGCGGTGGGGCTTGGCGTCTTCGGCTTGTAATTCACCTTCGGCATGCAAGAAACTGCTTTCGATGCGGTCGAGTTGGGTGAACTTGGCGTGCTTGTTTCCGAGGAAGGTCAGACCATCATGCTTCAGCAGCGAAAGCATTCGATCGACATGCGAGGCCGCATTGGCCACGTCGCGCTCGGGCGCGGCGGTCGACTCGAAGGCCTCAAGTTCCCCGGGGGCGCCGCCAATCGGGCCAGCCTGCGACTCGTCAGCTTCGCCCTTTAGCGAAGTTTCAGGCGGCCGCATAGACTCGACCGTGAACGGTCCGGATACTCGAACGACATTCTTTACCAGCTCAGGTTGGTCCACCAGCTCCTCTTGCTCCGCATTGGCGGCAATAGCGGCGTTGACTTCGTCCATCTTAGCACGCCATGCAGTGCGGTAGGCTGTGAGAGCGGCAGCGAGCGGCGCGGGCCAGTCGGGATCGGCGTCGAAAGGGACCTCCCACTCGCGCCACGCGGCAGTGGGCGGGATGGCAGAGCGATATGCCTTGGCCTGTTTGTCAGTGATCTTTTTAGCCGGCTGGATGAGCTGGGGATCTGTGCCAGGCAGGAAGCAGCGACGCTGGTCGGCGTCAGTCACCGCGTTTGCACCTTCGGTAATGTGTTTTGCTAGGAGTTTGGCAACGAGTTTCTGGCTTAGTGCTGCCAATTGCGACCCCGCGATTACGGCGAGTGCAGCGTTCAACTCTGTAAGGCGAGCGGCAAGGATCGACTCATGTCTGGCGAAGATGGCATCCAGCCCCTTATTCTGAGCAATGCTCTTAAGTGTAATGTGCGGTACTGTCTTGTAGCAAAACCCGTGAGCTGGGTTTTGCGGTGCACTTGGATCAACGCCGCTGATCGGGTCCTTGGTCTTGTAAGTGTCGAAGCACGCAGTAAGTATGCGCTGCCGGGCGATAGCCACAGCCACACGCGAACTATCAATGGTGATCCAGCGACGACCCCATTGCTCGGCGACGAATGCTGTGGTTCCACTGCCACAAGTGGGGTCTAGCACCAGGTCACCGGGATCTGTGACCATAAGCATGCAACGCTGTATGACCTTGGGCAGCGTTTGAACAGTGTATAGCTTCTTAAGCGACTGATTATCGCCAGACGCCATATCAGTCCAAACGTTTCCGACTGAAAAAGCCGCGAAATCGTCGAAATAGCGTAAATAACAGAGGGTTGCGCCTTCACCCCTACCAAATAGTCGCTCCGCTTTGGATAGGCGCTTTAGGCCATCGTCATTGGTCTTCCAATGCATGTTGCTCCCGCAAGGATACTCGACGCCATCGTGAAAAAACGGATTTGAGCCAGATCGAGTTGCTCCCTGGGAACGCAGATTGTCGAGACGCAGTAGCTTTACTCCATCTGGTACTTTGCCGGATTTCCTGGCTTCGCTGTTGAATAGGCTTTTCGCGCCCTTCGAATCCTGTGCTAACGTATACTCGTCGCTACCGTCACCACCTGGTTCCTTTCTTTTCAAGGGGCGTCTAAACTTGGCTCCAGAGCGGTCTTTGGAATACCAAAGCAAGTAGTCGCACACCTCGGGCAGTAGATTCGATGCTTGGCTTGTTGTTTTCAGAAATGTGATCGACGCAGAATGATTCTCTGAACCGAACACCTCATCCATCACCGCACGGACGCGATGCAGATTTTCGTCTGAAATCTGAACGAAAATGGAGCCTGAATCTGAGAGGAGCTCTCGTGCGAGGATCAAGCGCTGCTTGAGATAGGCCAGATAGGAGTGAACACCGAGAGTCCACGTATCACGATAGGCTCTGATCATTTCCGGTTCGCGAGAAAGGTCCTCGTCCTTGTCTTAAACATCTCGCTTGCCGACCTCGTTTTGCCAGTTGCTGCTGAACTTGATGCCGTAGGGCGGATCGAAGTAGATCATCTGCACCTGTCCGGCCAACCCCTCACGGCGTGTGAGACTGGTCATAACTTGAAGCGAATCGCCGGAGATGAGGCGATTGGACCAAGCCACATCGTGCTGGTAAAAGGCGCGCGCTTCCTTGGCGGATTGTGCGCTGTCGGCGAAAAGATCGCGCTGGATGTCTTCGCGCCGCACAGCCTTGAGAATAGCTTGGGCAGAGACTCGCTCATGAATATGCAGCGCTACCGGATCGACGGCGAAGTCTGGCTGCTCACGCTTGCCCGCCCACTCCAGCCAAGGTTGCGGAGTCTCGAATAACGCCGCAAGCTCGGCGGCCTCATCCGCGGATAGCGGACGACGTTTGGCTTCATCAAGTAGTGCGCGCTGGCGGGTAATTGCTTGATTGAACCGAAGCACAGGGGACCGGTGAGGATCGTAGGCGTAGGTAATTTTCTCAGCCTCATCGACATGGCCAAGCGCATCGCCCGCTGCGGGGAGATTCTTGCGAGTCGCCTCGGCGTAACGGTGCTCAGTGAATGGAGTTGCAGCCGGAGCCCCCTTGTCCTTTTTGGCGGCAGCCTCGGCCGCACGGCGTGCGCGCTCGAGTTCAGGTACCACTGACTGCACTTCATCAGGGCTGAACAATTCACCCTTAGCCGATGCGGCAGCAGGTGGAGCAGCAACAGGTCTTTCTTCGGGATTTTTCTTCGACATGAGGCGTTGCAGGTCAAAAACTAGGAAATCATTAACCAGCAGGCCGCTCCCGCGGCCCACTGGCTGGCCCGCACATGGAAACTAGGCTGGTTTGCAAGCGGGTGAAGTTCAAAGCAATTGATTGGGGAGAATTCACACAGGGCTCGGTTATCGGATGTTCACGACAAAAGGGCCGCTGCGAGCGATGCATATACCTTTGTTCACGAGGAAGCACTCAATCCAGTGGCTCCCGGTATAGAGGGTTCGCTCGTTGCGAGCAATGGAAGGAACCGTCGTGCTGTATAGCCCACCCGCACCTATCGAGGTGGATTCCTCGATTTTGCCGCGAGTGCCGTTGCGTTGGACTGCTTCATTTCCCGTGTTCACCACCTGCCAATAAGCTTGATAGGGCCCTGGCGCATCTGTCGTGGCCTGAAATCGCAGATAAAGGTGCTTCGCCAACGGGGCACCGTCGCTCTCGAAAGTTGTCCAAGAAGTCGAATGTTCTGAATTCCCATAACGGCCTACAATTTTGAGCCTATATGTAGGTTTCATGGTCCATGGAGGCATTTGGCGCCAGGGCGCAGTAAACATCGATGTTGGACGAGTCTTCACGATCACAGCGGAAGCCTGCTCCTTTTCGGCCGCCTCCTCATCTTGCGCCTCAAAAAACCCATCGCTCTTGAAAATCCAGTTCCAGGCGCGTCTCGCGGAATCGACATCTTGCGCGTCCGATTTATCGAGCTTGGCCAATTCGTTGAGGGCTTCGCCAACCTTCGCCTCAAGATCCACTACGTTCTGGTCCATGGCGGATCTGGTAATGGCCGGCTTGTTCGGGTCCGCCAAATTACAGATCACCTTATTGTAGCGGAGGCGACTTTGCAGGCGGCTGAGGAGATTGCGAAACGCGATGTCAATACGGGATGAGTAGCTGCCCTGGCACTCAGCAACCAGCATCGTCAGCTTCATACCGTTGGGCAGATCCCATTCAGATGAAGGCCGGCTGCGGCAGAAGCGCTTCATGAGCTGAACAAGCTGACGAAACTGCGAGCCCCGTCCTGACGCGGCCGTGTTACGCACCGATACCTCGTTGGCGAACCAGCGATTGACTGAGGTGGGATCAGACACGATCCAGCTGGACTCATTAGCCAGTTCGCGCTGCTCGTTCCCGCTCGCGTCCTCCCAGATTCTGTAAATCGGGAAATCTACATGGTGCTTTTCCTCGTCCGTATCGGCATAGAAAACACGGACGCAGTTTGTGCAGAACTTGGGCTGCCGATTGAATCGCTTGTCTTTCAGCGCTTCGCGGACCTTCTCGCGCACGGTTGCGGGCGAAAGCTCCTTGCCTTCGGCGTCGATGAGTTGGTGGCGCCAGAGAACAAGGCCGTCATCGATGTCATACTCTTCATCGACAAAGCGTGTCTGAATCACCGTTTGCATGGCAAACGATCCCTGCGGCCTGAAACTGGACTCACCAACAGTCACCCCTTTGATTTCACTCGGCAGGCGGGAAATCAGCCGGTCGCGGTTTGCCTTCCGATGCTTAAGCAAGGTTTCCTCAAACTCAGCGCTCAACCTGACCCGTTGATCGCGAAACGCCTCGATTCTGACTGAATAGTCAAACATGGCGACGCCCTTTACTTGGTGCTGAGCCGATTGGCATACGCCATCCAGTCAACGGCCGGAACCGTGGCGCGAGGCTGCAGTCCGTGCAGCAAGCGGAAGGCAAAGTAGGCCAGCGCGTTTTCATTCGGGCCGAACCGGTATTTGCCTGGGCCGTCGAACAAATCGAAACTCGCTCCGGCGGCTGCGAAGCCGCAATCGAGCGCGCGATCCCCAGTCAGTGTGGCATGAACCTCATGAAACGATTTTCCGAATCCGTCGGCCCAATCCACGTCAATTGCGAGAATACCGGCGATGATATCAAAGTGCTTCTTTGCGCGCCAAACTCCGTTGGCCGTGTGAATCTCCACGGAGGTCCGGTGAAGTTTACGAACCGATGCCGCCTTGTCCGCGGCATATTCCAGGAGTTGCTTGTTGATCGTCGGCTTACACTCGAAGACCGCATAGACGGCCTCAGCAGGAACGTAGCGATGCTTGTCGTTGTCGAGCAGCGCTGGGGTATATTGACGGTCGAACACCACCACGTCGATGGAGTCGCTGACGGCTCCATAGCTGTCGATGATGATAGCCTTCTCAACCGTGTAACGGTTCGGAAGATACTTCCTGAGAAAGTCGATAAAGTGCTGCTCGTTCACTTCACCGCGATC encodes:
- a CDS encoding site-specific DNA-methyltransferase, producing the protein MIRAYRDTWTLGVHSYLAYLKQRLILARELLSDSGSIFVQISDENLHRVRAVMDEVFGSENHSASITFLKTTSQASNLLPEVCDYLLWYSKDRSGAKFRRPLKRKEPGGDGSDEYTLAQDSKGAKSLFNSEARKSGKVPDGVKLLRLDNLRSQGATRSGSNPFFHDGVEYPCGSNMHWKTNDDGLKRLSKAERLFGRGEGATLCYLRYFDDFAAFSVGNVWTDMASGDNQSLKKLYTVQTLPKVIQRCMLMVTDPGDLVLDPTCGSGTTAFVAEQWGRRWITIDSSRVAVAIARQRILTACFDTYKTKDPISGVDPSAPQNPAHGFCYKTVPHITLKSIAQNKGLDAIFARHESILAARLTELNAALAVIAGSQLAALSQKLVAKLLAKHITEGANAVTDADQRRCFLPGTDPQLIQPAKKITDKQAKAYRSAIPPTAAWREWEVPFDADPDWPAPLAAALTAYRTAWRAKMDEVNAAIAANAEQEELVDQPELVKNVVRVSGPFTVESMRPPETSLKGEADESQAGPIGGAPGELEAFESTAAPERDVANAASHVDRMLSLLKHDGLTFLGNKHAKFTQLDRIESSFLHAEGELQAEDAKPHRVAVVIGPEFGSVTSFQVENALRVAHRRGYDDLVFAGFSFDATAQETIQAYNDEPRSEVRIHMAQIRPDVSMKDLLKKTLKVEQIFTVFGQPRTRVEMKGGEFVVHMDGVDLYDPVANALQATSAGKVAAWFIDTDYDNKVFCICQAFFPDKDAWEKLARALKTTLSEGAFEALTGTTSLPFKPGPRQCIAIKVIDPRGNEVMRVHRLDGKYEER
- a CDS encoding DEAD/DEAH box helicase family protein; the protein is MASSARTANQIELPIQAPVEEPIINSPYAEPKWHWAYDKAGKANKIPGRRAATYFWTTQRVMTGQTELESIGGDYGSEPLPLVNALREDVSRWRASGYENATQTTKKLLAHWSRSDRARRLFFCQLEAVETVIYLNEILGSGRKPRFTPKVTQEDYGAMLLGRKPPLASEMSEDFFPRLSDQPWDEKQRALTRYGCKMATGSGKTVVMAMLTAWAFCNRGAVPGDTRFPSAILIACPNLTVKERLQVLRTDGDPEKSYYSQFEIVPVQLRPLLSSGRVMVTNWHAFSPESEHAEGGSSYAVVQKGEEGADAFARRVLRDLYGRGELLVFNDEAHHAYRPAPPEKSVQVKKKGEESAFGAASDDDNQEATVWVEGLDKLNAAVGIRCCVDLSATPFYLGGSGYIEGSPFPWLVSDFGLVDAIESGITKIPRLPVADTSGRPDPKFFRLWDDIKRRLKAQGDANFDRGKPKPEATWREAQPALAMLASQWQQRFDYNKGAKPGQTFVPPVMIVVCDNTDMAQVFFECISGETVEEISEEDEDGKVTTRKERKFNPDAVPFRDLANTPSRTYTIRIDSKLLAEAEAGAGSSKLKEAERLRELIANVGKPGTPGEHIRCVVSVQMLTEGWDANNVTQILGLRAFGSQLLCEQVVGRGLRRISYDSFKDDVSGEERLRPEYVDVYGIPFSVIPFKGRQGKTPEPDDRPTTLVQALVERGGMEIRFPNVDGYVMELRQHKVRCDVAKVEPLSIRPTEHPTQLYVQPQVGVRDGTPISTSFEPVQHDRTEFYAQHHLQTILFEIARQIVVRLTESQPGKEAKLKHHARHQLFPHVLVIVEEYSRSRIRWNGCAPQELGLEVYLKKMVEQLTDAIQPDTGAGEPPLLPVINRFRPYSSTAEVRFTTTRPCHPTFKSHVDQVVLDTDTWERSVAFQLENSEAVKFYARNDHLGLEIPYEFYGVAHKFLPDFVVRMTNGVNLLLEVKGMFGEKEEQKFQSAKRWVAAVNNWGRMGRWAFHVCKDPDALKTEIEYLSTQPIT
- a CDS encoding Hsp70 family protein, whose translation is MRATAFGIDFGTTNSIVCAWGQNWLAEKRPVAFWDATSAGNRPHPSVVWYGPHGKPIVGREARQNMGAMANGMGHAFVASVKRKLGNNKEVGLVGGDRKAAWEVAVEIFRHLKEHAESREAMVRSGQKLTECVVTIPVGYDGRQRNEIRRAMQKAGLKLQTFLHEPFAAMVSHFYDPVQKLQGVSGKRTLVFDWGGGTLDVCLVEVSNDGSSVFELSHDGIADRAGDEFDQRMMSLITRKFLSRSPGGPTDLPIRGHALDRFRMAAEVSKIHLSSSLQHVVEVPSLFEAFGKLHDLEEAVTRAEFEEIAHDEIVAAEACVMRCLRAGGITENLVDQILLVGGTSNIPAVRSMMERIFGARVVVAFEPDAAIARGAAIVAAEGWVPYNVNDIGVVLADQSLFTILPSGAPLTASESKRYSFYCVDPRDGMARLILGERPRKGDRALRYLGDPLTISTPNVIENAGSLDRINAQFVVTEDATLRVTAQSAATGQEAAAEIHEVCFGLRIK
- a CDS encoding DUF6602 domain-containing protein, translated to MTTQASDPKTTDFLREAFATEQECLVSKLKSSRRITHAGDRGEVNEQHFIDFLRKYLPNRYTVEKAIIIDSYGAVSDSIDVVVFDRQYTPALLDNDKHRYVPAEAVYAVFECKPTINKQLLEYAADKAASVRKLHRTSVEIHTANGVWRAKKHFDIIAGILAIDVDWADGFGKSFHEVHATLTGDRALDCGFAAAGASFDLFDGPGKYRFGPNENALAYFAFRLLHGLQPRATVPAVDWMAYANRLSTK